One window of the Periophthalmus magnuspinnatus isolate fPerMag1 chromosome 17, fPerMag1.2.pri, whole genome shotgun sequence genome contains the following:
- the dcaf8 gene encoding DDB1- and CUL4-associated factor 8 has product MAEADGKSTALNGGTEDKDPDEDQHKDGGASGSKEGQTQASITDEPTETGEASEDKPMADAEGEDGNNNHGEADEEDTDSMDGSGLYSLTEDGERESEGARRERTRAKDTAKRAARKRNRPGGGANHSSSSDEDDEDEDEDEDEEQKDDDDDDDDEEMEAWLGAELRDMCGPVWRAVPSIRSREIGRDAGQFVRRVCGARGLVQRLELQGRLERHAGCVNTLHFNPSGTRLASGSDDLRVIIWDWAVKRAELEFDSGHKSNVFQAKFLPHSGDSTLAMCARDGQIRVAELSATQRCKNTKRVAQHKGAAHKLALEPDSPCSFLSAGEDAVVFGIDLRLDRPANKLVVVKEGDKKVGLYTIFVNPATTHHFAVGGRDQYVRIYDQRKINENDNNGVLKKFCPSHLVSSESKTNITCLVYSHDGTELLASYNDEDIYLFDSDHSDGADYLRRYKGHRNNATVKGVNFYGPCSEFVVSGSDCGHIYLWDKYSARIVQFMEGDRGGVVNCLEPHPHLPGMATSGLDHDIKLWAPTAETPTTLKGLKELMKKNKRERDEDSVRHGDQYDTQLLWFLMRHMRNRRPQRARREGADPDTDESWSSPDSSDEEEGGPDHVQCMSS; this is encoded by the exons ATGGCTGAGGCTGACGGCAAATCCACAGCGCTTAACG GTGGGACAGAAGATAAAGATCCAGACGAGGATCAACACAAAGATGGAGGTGCCTCAGGAAGCAAAGAGGGACAAACACAGGCTTCTATTACAGATG AGCCAACAGAAACGGGAGAAGCCTCGGAGGACAAACCGATGGCCGATGCGGAGGGAGAGGATGGCAACAACAACCACGGAGAGGCAGATGAAGAGGACACTGACAGTATGGACGGCAGCGGACTATACTCCCTAAcagaggacggagagagggagagcgaaggGGCCAGGCGGGAACGAACTCGAGCTAAAGACACTGCGAAAAGAGCTGCCCGAAAGAGGAACCGGCCAGGAGGGGGCGCCAACCACTCCTCGAGCTCTGATGAGGAtgatgaggatgaggatgaggatgaggatgaagaACAAAAAGAT GACGACGATGATGACGATGACGAAGAGATGGAGGCGTGGCTGGGGGCGGAGCTTCGCGACATGTGCGGTCCTGTGTGGAGAGCCGTGCCATCCATCCGTTCCAGGGAGATCGGGCGAGATGCGGGCCAGTTTGTGAGGCGCGTGTGTGGGGCGCGGGGGCTGGTGCAGAGGCTAGAGCTGCAGGGCAGACTGGAGAGGCACGCCGGATGTGTCAACACACTGCACTTTAACCCCTCGGGCACACGGCTGGCATCGGGCAGCGACGATCTCAGGGTGATCATCTGGGACTGGGCGGTCAAACGCGCAGAGCTGGAGTTCGACAGTGGACACAAGAGCAATGTCTTTCAG GCAAAGTTCCTGCCCCACAGCGGAGACTCAACTTTGGCCATGTGCGCTCGGGACGGCCAGATCCGAGTGGCCGAGCTCTCGGCGACACAGCGCTGCAAAAATACCAAACGAGTAGCACAGCACAAGGGGGCTGCACACAAG TTGGCCCTAGAGCCAGACTCCCCCTGCTCTTTCCTGTCTGCCGGAGAGGACGCAGTTGTGTTTGGTATTGACCTGCGTCTAGACCGGCCCGCCAA TAAACTAGTGGTTGTAAAGGAGGGAGATAAAAAAGTAGGACTGTACACTATCTTTGTAAACCCAGCAACAACACATCACTTCGCTGTTGGTGGTAGAGACCAATACGTCAG gatCTATGACCAGAGgaagataaatgaaaatgacaataacGGTGTTCTCAAAAAGTTTTGCCCTTCACATCTGGTATCCAGCGAGTCCAAAACCAACATAACATGCCTGGTGTACAGTCATGATGGCACAG AGCTCCTGGCCAGTTACAATGATgaggacatttatttatttgactcagACCACAGTGATGGGGCCGACTACCTCAGACGATATAAGGGACATCGCAATAATGCAACAG TGAAGGGGGTGAACTTCTATGGCCCCTGCAGTGAGTTTGTGGTCAGTGGCAGTGACTGTGGACACATTTACCTTTGGGACAAATACTCAGCACGCATCGTTCAGTTTAtggagggggacagaggaggagtg GTGAACTGCTTGGAGCCGCACCCACACCTTCCCGGGATGGCCACTAGCGGCTTAGACCACGACATCAAACTGTGGGCCCCCACAGCAGAAACCCCCACCACACTCAAAGGACTCAAAGAG ttgatgaagaaaaacaaacgtGAGCGGGACGAGGACAGTGTTCGTCATGGCGACCAGTACGACACTCAGCTGCTGTGGTTCCTGATGAGACACATGAGGAACAGGCGGCCGCAGAGG GCCCGTCGTGAAGGAGCAGATCCAGACACAGATGAATCTTGGAGCTCTCCGGACTCATCAGACGAAGAGGAGGGTGGACCAGACCATGTGCAGTGCATGTCCTCTTGA